The following coding sequences are from one Formosa haliotis window:
- a CDS encoding sulfatase family protein — translation MKLKTNQNSMQFKHVLLFTLILGLFGFQSGHSQTKKDSKPNIIFFFTDDQSYDTMKDFGNKVTQTPNLDDLASNGVSFLRHYNTTAICMASRANVMTGQYEYKTGCNFDHGSLGTKQWSTSYPVLLKKAGYRVGFAGKFGFSISDTNGGWGEEGEVAKHDFDFWGGGSHQTSYKTKENKYMVKYAEAYPHSTRAYGAASIDFINESVEKGEPFCMSVFFKAPHRPVQPDPMFDDVYKDVVFDKLPNYGRKAGEHLAKQSRMGRQYPRFVEWGYDKEDTYQEALRKYNQLIYGVDYSIGMVLEQLKKLKIDGNTIIIFSSDNGYFNGSHGFGSKVLPYEEGARTPLIIVDPRQKNKAIKTSALTGNVDITATILDYAGVSVPEIYDGKSIRPLVENPNTQIRATLPIIQVWGPQATHCLTVMDDRFKYVYWYYKDEAENMYPTEELFDIKNDPYEMVNLANQTKYKSKLTYMRKLYDKQLNHWKTEGVKYNGYEKYGALFKRALN, via the coding sequence ATGAAACTAAAAACAAATCAGAATAGTATGCAATTTAAACATGTACTCTTATTCACATTAATCTTAGGTCTTTTTGGATTTCAGTCAGGTCATTCCCAAACAAAAAAAGATAGTAAGCCTAATATTATTTTCTTTTTTACCGATGATCAGTCTTACGATACTATGAAGGATTTTGGCAATAAAGTTACACAAACACCCAATTTAGATGATTTAGCGAGCAATGGTGTATCGTTTTTAAGACATTATAATACCACCGCTATTTGTATGGCAAGTCGTGCTAACGTGATGACTGGTCAATACGAATATAAAACGGGTTGTAATTTCGATCACGGGTCTTTAGGCACAAAGCAGTGGTCTACATCATATCCTGTATTGCTTAAAAAGGCAGGGTATCGTGTAGGTTTTGCCGGAAAGTTCGGCTTCTCAATTTCAGATACCAATGGAGGCTGGGGAGAAGAAGGCGAAGTTGCAAAACATGATTTTGATTTTTGGGGAGGTGGCTCGCATCAAACTTCATATAAAACCAAAGAGAATAAATATATGGTAAAATATGCTGAAGCATATCCGCATAGTACACGAGCCTATGGTGCAGCATCTATCGATTTTATAAACGAATCGGTAGAGAAGGGCGAACCATTTTGTATGAGTGTATTTTTTAAAGCACCACACAGACCAGTTCAACCAGACCCTATGTTTGATGATGTGTATAAAGATGTGGTTTTCGATAAATTACCAAACTACGGAAGAAAAGCAGGCGAGCATTTAGCGAAACAATCTAGAATGGGAAGACAATACCCAAGGTTTGTAGAGTGGGGTTATGATAAAGAAGATACCTACCAAGAAGCATTACGCAAATACAATCAGCTTATTTATGGGGTAGATTATTCTATCGGTATGGTGTTAGAGCAACTAAAAAAATTAAAAATAGACGGCAATACTATTATTATATTTTCTTCAGATAACGGTTATTTTAATGGGTCTCATGGTTTTGGATCTAAGGTTTTGCCTTACGAAGAAGGGGCTAGAACACCACTTATTATTGTAGATCCACGTCAAAAAAATAAAGCTATTAAAACGTCTGCTTTAACGGGAAATGTAGATATCACAGCAACCATTTTAGATTATGCAGGGGTGTCTGTTCCAGAAATTTACGATGGGAAGAGTATTCGGCCTTTAGTAGAAAACCCAAATACACAAATTAGAGCTACACTGCCTATAATTCAAGTCTGGGGACCTCAAGCAACACATTGTCTTACTGTTATGGACGATCGATTTAAGTATGTCTATTGGTATTATAAAGATGAAGCAGAAAACATGTATCCAACAGAAGAATTGTTCGACATTAAAAACGATCCTTACGAAATGGTAAACTTAGCAAATCAAACAAAATATAAATCAAAACTAACTTATATGAGAAAATTATATGACAAACAATTAAACCACTGGAAAACTGAAGGCGTAAAGTACAATGGGTATGAAAAATATGGCGCATTGTTTAAAAGAGCCTTGAATTAA
- a CDS encoding SusC/RagA family TonB-linked outer membrane protein gives MTKFLTTIFVFMISLSAFSQERDIKGKVMDKEGIPLAGATLIIKGTNKGTTTDFDGLFTLETKTGDILEISYVGMKKQTINVGQSSTLNITMEEDAAALDEVIVIGYGTVKKTDLTGSVAVVDTKEAFVSPTASVQDGLQGRASGVQVTSNGGAPGTTPTVVIRGGNSITGGNGPLYVVDGYVGAGNIGDLNPNDIETMQVLKDASATAIYGARGTNGVVLITTKQGKIGKPTVNLKVTSGLQRLPNQLDVQTPRELAAWQNSIVQDQDNLPFDLDNLPGGETNWQDVMTRTASISEYQLSVSGGTENTKYFLSTGYLDQEGIIKGSEYQRYSLRSNVSTNISKVFKVGVNLLLSRTERDNNDISFQNLLREDPSKPVYGDDGAYYVGFNPILGTQTDHLLANAELNQNDVRQDKAFVNTFVQASILDNLTITSTLSADVLYSTSHSFVPSTNPSKILNNNQLASGSIATFYDVDYLNENTVHYNEIWGNHSIDVVSGITFQTHHRNNSNTNASNIPSDGVGVNSLQLAPAENVNVSSGYTEDHLIGMLARVNYSFKDRYLLTASIRRDGSSRLGVNERWENFPSVGLGWKIKDEPWMQNANAINNFKLRASYGKTGNQGANPFVTIANVGIVGNTILVDGVRLPGVQQGQLAKPDLGWEITNQFDAGLELGMFNNRFSADVDVYYKKTENLLLNEPQLAFTGVTSQLTNIGEVENKGIDVTLSGVLVRSDNFEWDASLTISHNKNEVLDLGQSTFIETNRIGAPANDRASELRVGQPVGIFVGAIYDGFDPATGEAIFRDISGPDGVPDGEYTAEYDDTVIGDANPDVYGGFQTNFRLGNFDLSAFFTFSVGNENYNEEFFRVNEPNVNSFAGIREGMWTAQNPDNARYPGFSTYSYNRSSSLYLQDASYLRLTNLQLGYTLPTDLIKGFNKFRMYVTGTNLLLVKSDDYLGFDPDVNTSSGLTRGFDAIGYPQNRSFLFGIDVTF, from the coding sequence ATGACGAAATTTTTAACCACAATTTTTGTTTTTATGATTTCCTTAAGTGCCTTTTCTCAAGAAAGGGATATTAAGGGGAAGGTAATGGATAAAGAGGGGATACCATTGGCAGGAGCAACCTTAATTATTAAAGGAACGAATAAGGGGACGACTACTGACTTTGATGGTCTTTTTACCCTAGAAACGAAAACAGGAGACATTTTAGAAATCTCTTATGTTGGAATGAAAAAACAAACAATCAACGTAGGACAATCGAGCACGCTTAATATAACCATGGAAGAAGATGCTGCCGCGTTAGATGAAGTGATTGTTATTGGTTATGGGACAGTTAAAAAAACAGATTTAACAGGATCCGTAGCAGTTGTAGATACCAAAGAAGCTTTTGTTTCACCAACAGCTTCGGTACAAGATGGACTTCAAGGTAGAGCTTCTGGGGTTCAAGTAACTTCTAACGGAGGAGCACCTGGTACAACACCAACGGTTGTGATTCGTGGAGGTAATTCTATTACCGGAGGTAATGGACCTTTATATGTAGTAGATGGCTATGTTGGGGCTGGTAATATTGGTGATTTAAACCCGAACGACATTGAAACAATGCAAGTATTAAAAGATGCTTCTGCTACAGCAATATACGGAGCAAGAGGAACCAATGGTGTTGTTTTAATTACAACTAAACAAGGTAAAATAGGTAAGCCAACAGTTAATTTAAAAGTAACTAGTGGTTTACAAAGATTGCCTAATCAGCTTGATGTTCAAACGCCTAGAGAATTAGCAGCGTGGCAAAACAGTATTGTTCAGGACCAAGATAATTTGCCTTTCGATTTGGATAATCTTCCTGGAGGAGAAACAAATTGGCAAGATGTAATGACTAGAACTGCATCAATATCTGAATACCAATTATCGGTAAGCGGTGGAACAGAGAATACAAAGTATTTCTTATCTACAGGATATTTAGATCAAGAAGGTATTATTAAAGGCTCAGAATACCAACGTTATTCTTTACGTTCAAATGTGAGTACAAATATTTCTAAGGTATTTAAGGTGGGAGTAAATTTGTTACTATCTAGAACAGAACGAGATAATAACGATATTTCTTTTCAAAATTTATTACGTGAAGATCCTTCTAAGCCAGTTTACGGAGACGATGGGGCGTACTATGTAGGTTTTAATCCAATTTTAGGTACACAAACAGATCACTTGTTGGCGAATGCAGAATTAAATCAAAACGATGTAAGACAGGATAAAGCTTTTGTTAATACCTTCGTTCAAGCTTCAATTTTAGATAATCTTACTATTACGTCTACCCTTAGTGCAGATGTGCTATATAGTACAAGTCATTCATTTGTGCCATCAACTAATCCATCAAAAATATTAAATAATAACCAGTTAGCTTCAGGAAGTATAGCAACATTTTATGATGTAGATTATTTAAATGAGAACACAGTTCATTATAACGAAATTTGGGGTAATCATTCTATCGATGTCGTTAGTGGTATTACCTTTCAAACGCATCATAGAAATAATTCAAATACTAATGCTTCCAATATTCCCAGTGATGGTGTAGGAGTAAATTCACTTCAATTAGCTCCTGCAGAAAATGTAAATGTGTCTTCAGGGTATACAGAAGATCATTTAATAGGGATGTTAGCTAGAGTAAATTATAGCTTTAAGGACAGATATTTATTAACGGCGTCTATAAGACGAGATGGATCTTCAAGACTTGGAGTTAATGAAAGATGGGAAAATTTCCCTTCTGTAGGACTTGGATGGAAAATAAAAGATGAACCATGGATGCAAAATGCAAATGCGATTAATAACTTTAAGTTAAGAGCGAGTTATGGTAAAACAGGAAATCAAGGAGCAAATCCATTCGTAACGATTGCCAATGTTGGTATTGTAGGAAATACAATCCTAGTAGATGGCGTAAGATTACCAGGAGTACAGCAAGGTCAATTAGCAAAACCAGATTTGGGTTGGGAAATTACCAATCAATTTGATGCAGGACTAGAATTAGGTATGTTTAATAACAGATTTTCTGCAGATGTAGATGTGTATTATAAGAAAACTGAAAATTTATTACTTAATGAACCTCAACTAGCATTTACAGGAGTAACATCTCAATTAACCAATATTGGTGAAGTAGAAAATAAAGGTATCGATGTTACTTTAAGTGGAGTGTTAGTAAGAAGCGATAATTTTGAATGGGATGCTTCTTTAACGATTTCTCATAATAAAAACGAGGTATTAGATTTAGGGCAAAGCACATTTATTGAGACCAATAGAATAGGTGCTCCTGCTAATGACCGTGCTAGTGAATTAAGAGTTGGACAACCAGTAGGAATTTTTGTTGGAGCAATTTATGATGGATTTGATCCAGCAACAGGGGAAGCTATTTTTAGAGATATTAGTGGCCCAGATGGTGTGCCAGATGGAGAATATACTGCAGAATATGATGATACAGTTATTGGAGATGCTAACCCAGATGTTTATGGTGGTTTCCAAACAAACTTTAGATTAGGGAATTTTGATTTATCTGCGTTTTTCACATTTAGTGTAGGTAATGAAAATTATAACGAAGAATTTTTCCGTGTAAACGAACCAAATGTGAATAGTTTTGCAGGTATACGTGAAGGTATGTGGACAGCTCAAAACCCAGATAATGCACGCTATCCAGGTTTTAGTACCTATTCATATAACCGTTCTAGTAGTCTATATTTACAAGATGCTAGTTATTTAAGATTAACAAACCTACAGTTAGGGTATACCTTACCAACAGATTTAATAAAAGGGTTCAATAAGTTTAGAATGTATGTTACAGGAACTAATTTATTATTAGTAAAGTCTGATGATTATTTAGGATTCGATCCAGATGTAAACACTTCTAGTGGTCTTACAAGAGGGTTTGATGCAATAGGATACCCACAAAACAGATCGTTTCTTTTTGGAATAGATGTAACATTTTAA
- a CDS encoding RagB/SusD family nutrient uptake outer membrane protein codes for MKNKYRYIVIALVTVLSTSMISCSDFLDEDAKGSLTPDTFFKNEEEATLALNTLNDEVNDSGFNNHLGTDVGVSGRGTLAAAHRIGAYEYDADTNQIVNGWATAYSAIKNANFFLASIQNSDLSDQIKGRVIAQILFFRAYFYLNLAIQYGDVPYWRDELTDIASVSLLGKTDASVIITDMIADLDEAISSGYLSEGKWNENDGRPTIWSAKMLKAYCYVWLAKDDASQWNNALPVLKDVTSNSPHQLNPDYADMYRGGNEYNDEIIFGKQYLADVYNNNVNSTAHYNNPAETGPTRSVMGDLGIAQGSAPFTIRKSFADTWPDNDIRKKYNVWDHEILEDGSEVNFNWIYIPKLVRGPVPTSDPLLAEAEVNNISNSPKRIMTIAEAYLLLAEAEFMNGGSTDEALDAINKIRERTSLPLYTSINLEDIQNERGWELCAEGFWGRKRDLIRWGILESTVIGLPEAEAAAGASATALIRAQDEADIISAAPTGKYYVYPIPLNEILQSKDIGGALTQNPLWE; via the coding sequence ATGAAAAATAAATATAGATATATTGTTATAGCACTAGTTACGGTTTTAAGTACTAGTATGATAAGTTGTAGCGATTTTTTAGATGAAGATGCTAAAGGATCCTTAACACCAGATACTTTCTTTAAAAATGAGGAAGAGGCTACATTGGCGTTAAACACTTTAAATGACGAAGTAAATGATTCTGGGTTTAATAATCATTTAGGAACAGATGTTGGGGTGTCAGGAAGAGGTACCCTAGCGGCAGCACATAGAATAGGTGCTTATGAATATGATGCCGATACCAATCAAATTGTAAATGGGTGGGCTACCGCGTATTCAGCTATTAAAAATGCGAATTTCTTTTTAGCGAGTATTCAAAACTCAGACTTGTCAGATCAAATAAAAGGAAGAGTAATTGCTCAAATTTTGTTTTTTAGAGCCTATTTTTATTTAAACTTGGCCATTCAGTATGGAGATGTACCGTATTGGAGAGATGAATTAACCGATATTGCTTCTGTATCTTTATTAGGTAAAACTGATGCAAGCGTAATCATAACCGATATGATTGCAGATTTAGACGAGGCTATTTCTTCGGGCTATTTATCTGAAGGAAAATGGAATGAAAATGATGGAAGACCTACAATCTGGTCTGCTAAAATGTTAAAAGCATATTGTTATGTTTGGTTGGCTAAAGATGATGCCTCTCAATGGAATAATGCACTTCCTGTGTTAAAAGATGTAACTTCAAATTCACCTCATCAATTAAATCCTGATTATGCAGATATGTATCGCGGTGGTAATGAATATAATGATGAAATTATTTTTGGTAAACAGTATCTTGCAGATGTATATAACAACAATGTAAACTCTACGGCTCACTATAATAACCCGGCAGAAACAGGACCTACCAGAAGTGTTATGGGAGATTTAGGTATTGCTCAGGGGTCTGCTCCATTTACTATTAGAAAAAGTTTTGCAGATACATGGCCGGATAACGATATAAGAAAAAAATATAATGTTTGGGATCATGAAATATTAGAGGATGGGTCTGAAGTGAATTTCAATTGGATTTATATTCCTAAGTTAGTTCGTGGGCCTGTACCAACTAGCGATCCATTATTAGCTGAAGCTGAAGTTAATAATATTTCAAATTCTCCAAAGCGTATAATGACTATAGCTGAAGCCTACTTATTACTTGCTGAAGCAGAGTTTATGAATGGAGGTTCTACAGACGAAGCCCTTGATGCTATTAATAAGATTAGAGAAAGAACTAGCTTACCACTTTACACTTCAATAAATCTCGAAGATATTCAAAATGAAAGAGGATGGGAATTATGTGCTGAAGGATTTTGGGGCAGAAAGCGTGATCTTATTCGTTGGGGAATTTTAGAGTCTACGGTTATTGGTTTACCTGAAGCAGAAGCAGCAGCAGGAGCAAGTGCAACAGCTTTAATCCGTGCACAAGATGAAGCAGATATAATATCGGCAGCACCAACGGGAAAATATTATGTATATCCAATTCCTCTTAACGAAATTTTACAGAGTAAAGATATTGGTGGTGCATTAACACAAAATCCACTTTGGGAATAA
- a CDS encoding sulfatase family protein: protein MFQLQKIVVLLTVSVFSCQVTAQSKSSKKSQPNIIYILADDLGIGDLSIYNENSKINTPNLDTMGAEGMRFTDAHTSSSVCTPTRYGILTGRYNWRTPLKQFVTWGTSPMLIQDDRLTVADLLQQHGYKTANIGKWHLGLNWATKDGVKDYDHYTGIQDKYDFNRIDYTKPLDKGALDLGFDYSYLLAASLNMPPFVYIENDKVVKVPNGISVQKRAEHPYAYWIIGDISEDFVHEEVLPVFVNKSISFIKENAGGDQPFFIYLPLPAPHNPILPIAPWKGKSNINPYADFVLMIDDLMGNIFKAIKDSGIEENTLVIFTSDNGCASNANYPVLAKKGHNPSYIYSGNKGSYLEGGHRVPFLVKWPQKIKANSVSNETICSTDFMATCAEIVNYKFKDNEAEDSFSMMPLLTQNDGYQREVTIHHSKTGIFAIRKGNWKLIQSPNSGVSANGKPEKLKEALPEEILFNLKTDIKEKENVADQYPEKVQELKQLLIKHINDGRSTPGNVQNNDEIETPWVQTAFITQK, encoded by the coding sequence ATGTTTCAATTACAAAAAATAGTGGTTTTACTTACCGTAAGTGTCTTTTCTTGTCAAGTTACAGCTCAAAGTAAATCTTCTAAAAAAAGTCAGCCCAATATCATCTATATTTTAGCAGACGATTTAGGAATTGGAGATTTAAGTATCTATAACGAAAATAGTAAAATTAACACTCCAAATTTAGATACTATGGGAGCAGAAGGTATGCGGTTTACCGATGCGCATACATCATCTTCGGTGTGTACACCAACGCGATATGGTATTTTAACAGGGCGTTATAATTGGCGAACACCACTAAAACAATTTGTAACTTGGGGAACATCACCTATGTTAATTCAAGACGATAGATTAACAGTTGCCGACTTATTACAACAACATGGTTATAAAACAGCTAATATTGGTAAGTGGCACCTCGGACTAAATTGGGCTACCAAAGATGGAGTTAAAGATTACGACCATTACACAGGAATACAAGATAAATACGATTTCAATCGTATCGATTATACTAAACCTTTAGACAAAGGGGCTTTAGATTTGGGATTTGATTATTCTTATTTACTAGCAGCTTCATTAAATATGCCACCTTTTGTATATATCGAGAATGATAAAGTGGTAAAAGTTCCAAATGGCATTTCAGTACAAAAAAGAGCAGAGCATCCCTATGCGTATTGGATAATAGGCGATATTTCCGAAGATTTTGTCCACGAGGAAGTATTGCCTGTATTTGTAAACAAGTCCATTTCATTTATAAAAGAAAATGCTGGAGGAGATCAACCGTTCTTTATTTATTTGCCGTTACCAGCACCACATAATCCTATTTTACCTATCGCACCTTGGAAAGGAAAAAGTAACATTAATCCTTATGCCGATTTTGTTTTAATGATAGACGATTTAATGGGAAACATTTTTAAAGCTATTAAAGACAGTGGCATAGAAGAAAATACCCTCGTTATCTTTACTAGTGATAACGGTTGTGCTTCTAATGCAAATTACCCAGTACTAGCAAAAAAAGGACATAACCCTAGCTATATCTACAGCGGAAACAAAGGTAGTTACTTAGAGGGTGGACATCGAGTGCCGTTTTTAGTGAAATGGCCTCAAAAAATTAAAGCGAATTCCGTGTCTAACGAAACGATTTGTTCCACCGATTTTATGGCCACCTGTGCCGAAATCGTGAATTACAAATTTAAAGATAATGAAGCAGAAGACAGTTTCAGTATGATGCCATTGTTAACTCAAAATGATGGTTATCAAAGAGAAGTCACCATTCATCATAGTAAAACGGGAATTTTTGCCATTAGAAAAGGTAATTGGAAATTAATTCAATCTCCAAATTCTGGAGTTTCAGCAAATGGAAAACCCGAAAAATTAAAAGAAGCGCTTCCCGAGGAAATCTTATTTAATTTAAAAACGGATATCAAGGAAAAAGAAAATGTAGCCGATCAATATCCTGAAAAAGTTCAAGAATTAAAACAATTACTTATTAAGCACATAAATGATGGAAGAAGCACCCCAGGGAATGTTCAGAACAATGATGAAATAGAGACACCTTGGGTACAAACCGCATTTATAACTCAAAAATAA
- a CDS encoding glycoside hydrolase family protein, producing MKFCLKISCITVFLLVFFSCKQDVTIQESTFSQSLVPGQFILPAEEGWWNWGMSPIYDEKGKLHVFMSTIPNRGRWIKDSKIVHFMADTVEGPYQFVDTTFSSPSATYHNPQVSKVGDTYVMVYLVKDSETPRIEQQIGLATTKSLDEPWVESPHNPIIKAAGTMDGATIIHASNPTFLVDEDGKYRIYYKSVTDKYKPNQIREISLAISDHLEGPYENYKENPLISYADMGLDIEDPYAFYYKGMYYLIVEDRMDVKSALEGHPKTLDKKQLGGKRPGLIYQSKDGLHWERPEIGYNTNTHYFNHELARSERPNILWKDGKPEYLFLACHDEDPTAGYFLKIEDWE from the coding sequence ATGAAATTTTGCTTAAAAATAAGCTGTATAACTGTATTCTTATTGGTCTTTTTTTCATGCAAACAAGATGTTACCATTCAAGAATCGACATTTAGCCAATCACTGGTTCCTGGACAATTTATTCTTCCAGCAGAAGAAGGTTGGTGGAACTGGGGTATGTCGCCCATTTACGATGAAAAAGGAAAACTACATGTATTCATGTCTACCATTCCTAACCGTGGGCGTTGGATAAAAGATAGTAAAATTGTTCATTTTATGGCAGATACTGTTGAAGGACCTTATCAATTTGTCGATACCACGTTTTCAAGTCCATCAGCGACTTACCATAATCCACAAGTGTCTAAAGTGGGAGATACCTATGTCATGGTGTATTTGGTCAAGGATAGTGAAACCCCAAGAATAGAGCAACAAATAGGTTTGGCGACCACCAAATCTTTAGATGAACCTTGGGTGGAAAGTCCGCATAATCCCATTATAAAAGCAGCGGGAACCATGGATGGAGCGACAATTATTCACGCCTCAAACCCTACTTTTTTAGTTGATGAAGATGGGAAATATAGAATTTATTACAAGTCTGTTACAGACAAGTACAAACCCAATCAGATTAGAGAAATTTCATTGGCAATTAGCGATCATTTAGAAGGTCCTTATGAGAATTATAAAGAAAATCCATTAATATCCTATGCCGACATGGGCTTAGATATTGAAGACCCTTATGCCTTTTATTACAAAGGCATGTATTATTTAATTGTTGAAGACCGTATGGATGTTAAAAGCGCTTTAGAAGGCCATCCAAAAACACTTGATAAAAAACAGCTTGGCGGAAAGCGCCCCGGATTAATATACCAATCGAAAGATGGATTACATTGGGAAAGACCAGAAATAGGCTACAATACCAATACGCATTATTTTAATCATGAATTAGCAAGAAGCGAACGCCCTAATATTTTATGGAAAGACGGAAAGCCAGAATATTTGTTTTTGGCTTGTCATGATGAAGATCCAACAGCTGGGTATTTCTTGAAAATAGAAGATTGGGAATAG
- a CDS encoding alpha-L-fucosidase, producing MKSSLVLLFGVLAFISFNGRAQEHVTHPYWAPKTWELRADDITTIMGFRAELTGHLNYLERPTPMVVNNAFIRGFLSKEDVMTWEVEAPYEAEYSIALLYTGSNDILSKSTFEVTSGTSTIIEKANVKNWDTRPIVQRHTLKQNLLLKKGINTISFRLVTFGKEKTKEENAEIKANANIKPNPFAFWSIELVRPEALAAIKERANAMKADVQWMIDGKYGLFVHFSSGSVPFNGGPELGDQYQKLVQDFDVDAFVEKVVETGASWVTFTCAHGTQHWPGPSKTIDSIKPGFTCKRDLIRELIDGLAKHDIRLMLYYNPNSGMEDLYGNTYGNGETPNPSGYFNFLEAHFREVSLRYGLELATTAGYIDDGGWKVYQLDPPWEKFANAIKAGNPNAPIGFSQNLFPNLTPFSDLVASDGSGRVPEIQPAFLFKEGGQLEGQYPASWFYMDGWSSRTGHGKFTQKPKFSAEKYIQIFKDADAANIPITINLAMTPDVTKNHPFFNPECIEIMKQVRKAVKGY from the coding sequence ATGAAAAGTAGTTTGGTTTTATTATTCGGTGTGTTAGCATTCATTTCCTTTAATGGTAGGGCTCAAGAGCATGTTACACATCCTTACTGGGCGCCAAAAACATGGGAGCTTAGAGCAGATGATATTACAACTATTATGGGCTTTAGAGCAGAGTTAACTGGACATTTGAATTATTTAGAACGTCCTACACCCATGGTGGTTAACAATGCCTTTATTCGTGGTTTTCTTAGCAAGGAAGATGTAATGACTTGGGAAGTGGAAGCCCCTTACGAAGCCGAATATAGCATTGCCCTTTTGTATACAGGGAGCAATGATATCCTTTCGAAATCTACATTTGAAGTCACTTCAGGCACTTCAACAATCATAGAAAAAGCCAATGTTAAAAATTGGGATACCAGACCCATTGTACAGCGACACACCTTAAAACAAAATTTGCTACTTAAAAAAGGAATTAATACAATCAGTTTTCGTTTGGTGACTTTTGGAAAAGAAAAAACGAAAGAAGAAAATGCTGAAATTAAAGCTAATGCCAACATAAAACCCAATCCTTTTGCTTTTTGGTCTATAGAATTAGTACGACCAGAAGCCTTAGCAGCTATAAAAGAACGTGCGAACGCCATGAAGGCTGATGTACAATGGATGATCGATGGTAAATATGGACTGTTTGTGCACTTTTCTTCAGGCTCTGTACCATTTAATGGAGGGCCTGAATTGGGCGATCAATACCAAAAATTGGTTCAGGATTTTGATGTGGATGCTTTTGTTGAAAAAGTAGTAGAAACCGGAGCATCTTGGGTCACATTTACTTGTGCTCATGGTACACAACATTGGCCGGGGCCAAGTAAAACTATAGACAGTATTAAACCAGGATTTACTTGTAAGCGTGATTTAATTAGAGAGTTAATTGATGGCTTAGCAAAACATGATATTCGTTTAATGCTTTATTACAATCCTAACAGTGGGATGGAAGATTTATATGGGAATACTTATGGTAACGGCGAAACACCAAATCCATCAGGGTATTTTAATTTTTTAGAAGCGCATTTTCGTGAGGTGAGTCTTCGGTATGGACTAGAGTTAGCAACCACTGCGGGGTATATTGACGATGGTGGTTGGAAAGTTTATCAGCTAGACCCGCCTTGGGAAAAATTTGCAAATGCGATTAAAGCAGGTAACCCAAACGCACCCATAGGGTTTAGTCAAAATTTATTTCCAAACTTAACACCTTTTAGTGATTTGGTGGCATCCGACGGATCGGGAAGGGTTCCTGAAATTCAGCCAGCATTTTTGTTTAAAGAAGGCGGACAATTAGAGGGGCAATATCCTGCAAGTTGGTTTTATATGGACGGATGGTCTAGCCGTACCGGACATGGGAAGTTTACCCAAAAACCTAAATTTTCAGCAGAAAAATACATTCAAATTTTTAAAGATGCAGATGCTGCCAATATACCAATAACCATTAATCTAGCCATGACCCCCGATGTTACTAAAAATCACCCCTTTTTTAATCCGGAGTGTATTGAGATTATGAAACAGGTACGAAAGGCCGTAAAAGGGTATTAA
- a CDS encoding 3-keto-disaccharide hydrolase — translation MKEEITYKRVKLIVKQILVLVFVLVSIAPKIAWSQTINEAMEPTFENSDVINLLEGETLNAWQPSSEHWYIENKTIIGNTKHKVLDTPEWMYSKQKFSDFEFTCELKLTGDNRRNTGVYFRVNPFIFKQKKGKKSYEAAAGYEYDVAFHNPKKKNMQGTLGDWYARPKLRVFPDEKLIKQFFKPEDWNRLTIRARSNRIEYWLNGVKIIDYLDEDPKAFRNGFLGFQIHDGTVMQVTYRNILIHPLGTKE, via the coding sequence ATGAAAGAGGAGATCACCTATAAAAGGGTAAAGCTTATAGTTAAACAGATTTTAGTTCTTGTTTTTGTACTCGTTTCGATAGCTCCAAAAATAGCTTGGTCTCAAACGATAAATGAAGCAATGGAACCAACTTTTGAAAATTCGGATGTTATTAATTTACTTGAAGGGGAAACGCTTAACGCTTGGCAACCATCTTCAGAACATTGGTATATAGAAAACAAAACAATTATTGGAAACACAAAGCACAAGGTGCTAGATACGCCCGAATGGATGTATAGTAAGCAAAAATTTAGTGATTTTGAATTTACTTGTGAGTTGAAATTAACTGGAGATAATCGTCGAAATACCGGGGTGTATTTCCGAGTAAATCCTTTCATTTTTAAACAAAAAAAAGGCAAAAAATCTTATGAAGCAGCTGCGGGCTATGAGTATGATGTAGCGTTTCATAATCCAAAGAAAAAGAATATGCAAGGCACGCTAGGCGATTGGTATGCAAGGCCGAAGTTACGTGTGTTTCCAGATGAAAAGTTAATTAAGCAATTTTTTAAACCAGAAGATTGGAACCGCTTAACCATTCGTGCACGTAGTAATCGCATAGAATATTGGCTAAATGGCGTTAAAATTATAGACTATTTAGATGAAGATCCTAAGGCATTCCGGAACGGGTTTTTAGGGTTTCAGATTCATGATGGCACTGTGATGCAGGTCACTTATAGAAATATTTTAATACATCCGTTGGGTACAAAAGAGTAA